The Breoghania sp. genome has a segment encoding these proteins:
- the metH gene encoding methionine synthase, whose protein sequence is MTTENPTLSRLSALAQERILVLDGAMGTMIQALKLDEADFRADRFSDWSQDLKGNNDLLNITRPEDIEEIHFQYLRAGADIVATNTFSSTTIAQADYGMEELAYELNFAGAKLARAACDRMEKEDPSRPRFTAGGLGPTNRTASISPDVNDPGYRAVTFDDLATAYGQAVRGLIDGGADILLVETVFDTLNAKAALFAIEQVFVEKGVRLPIMVSGTITDMSGRTLSGQTPSAFWYSLRHAQPFTVGLNCALGAKEMRAHIDELSRNADTFICAYPNAGLPNEFGEYDESPEAMAEMIGEFAASGLVNVVGGCCGTTPDHIRAIAEAVAPHAPRKLPDIKRLMRLSGLEPFVLTPEVNFVNVGERTNVTGSARFRKLIREGDYAAALDVARDQVENGAQVIDINMDEGLLDSEQAMITFLNLVAAEPDIARVPIMIDSSKWSVIEAGLKCIQGKGIVNSISLKEGEDAFIEHARLARAYGAAVVVMAFDEDGQADTKARKIEICRRSYEVLTEKVGFPPEDIIFDPNIFAVATGIEEHNNYAVDFIEATQWIRENLPYAHISGGLSNLSFSFRGNEPVREAMHSIFLYHAIAKGMDMGIVNAGQLAIYDDLDPELRERGEDVVLNRRADATDRMLEVAEKFRGEGGKQRVVDLSWRELPVEKRLEHALVNGITEYVEADTEEARQKADRPLHVIEGPLMSGMNVVGDLFGAGKMFLPQVVKSARVMKQAVAYLMPFMEEEKQEGDRSNAGKVLMATVKGDVHDIGKNIVGVVLQCNNFEVIDLGVMVPAAKILETAKAEKVDLIGLSGLITPSLDEMCHVAAEMEREGFDVPLLIGGATTSRIHTAVKIHPNYQRGQAIYVTDASRAVGVCSRLMGKGRDDYYAEIREDYTKAADAHARGQNAKVRATIEEARANRFVPDFSNYTPKTPSFLGVQTIEDYPLDDLATAIDWTPFFSSWEMKGTYPSILTDNKYGPAARTLFNDAQRMLEEIVEKKLLRANAVVGFWPAAADGDDIAVFEDESRTTRLATLHTLRQQMARSGGRRSNDALADFVAPLDSGVADYVGGFAVTAGLGEDKLAQSFADRNDDYSKILSQALADRLAEAFAERLHQKVREELWGYAPEEALSNEELIKETYQGIRPAPGYPAQPDHTEKATLFEILDVEVRTGIKLTESYAMWPASSVSGLYFAHPDSHYFGIGKIERDQVVDYAQRKGWDLDTAERWLAPILNYNPLAREAAE, encoded by the coding sequence TTTCCGACTGGTCGCAGGATCTCAAGGGCAACAACGATCTGCTCAACATCACCCGGCCCGAGGATATCGAGGAAATCCATTTCCAGTATCTGAGAGCGGGCGCCGACATCGTGGCGACGAACACGTTTTCGTCCACGACCATCGCGCAGGCCGATTACGGCATGGAAGAGCTGGCCTATGAGCTGAACTTCGCGGGCGCGAAACTGGCGCGCGCTGCCTGCGACCGGATGGAGAAGGAAGATCCCTCCCGTCCGCGTTTCACCGCCGGTGGCCTTGGCCCGACCAACCGCACCGCCTCCATCTCGCCGGATGTGAACGATCCCGGCTATCGCGCCGTGACCTTCGACGATCTGGCCACCGCCTATGGGCAAGCCGTGCGCGGGCTGATCGATGGCGGGGCCGATATTCTGCTGGTCGAGACCGTCTTTGACACGCTCAACGCCAAGGCGGCGCTTTTCGCCATCGAGCAGGTGTTCGTGGAAAAGGGCGTGCGGCTGCCGATCATGGTGTCCGGAACGATCACCGACATGTCGGGCCGAACGCTCTCCGGTCAGACGCCGTCGGCCTTCTGGTATTCGCTGCGCCATGCCCAGCCCTTCACGGTCGGGCTCAACTGTGCGCTGGGCGCCAAGGAAATGCGCGCCCATATCGATGAGCTGTCGCGCAACGCCGACACGTTCATCTGCGCCTATCCCAATGCCGGGCTTCCCAACGAGTTCGGCGAATATGACGAAAGCCCTGAGGCGATGGCGGAGATGATCGGAGAGTTCGCCGCCTCCGGCCTCGTCAACGTGGTGGGCGGGTGCTGCGGCACGACGCCGGATCACATTCGCGCCATTGCCGAGGCGGTCGCACCCCATGCGCCGCGCAAGCTGCCCGATATCAAGCGTCTGATGCGCCTTTCCGGGCTTGAGCCCTTCGTGCTCACGCCGGAGGTGAATTTCGTCAATGTGGGCGAGCGCACCAATGTCACCGGCTCCGCGCGCTTCCGCAAGCTGATCCGCGAGGGCGATTACGCCGCCGCGCTCGATGTCGCGCGCGACCAGGTGGAAAACGGTGCGCAGGTCATCGACATCAACATGGACGAGGGCCTGCTCGATTCCGAACAGGCGATGATCACCTTCCTGAACCTCGTCGCCGCCGAGCCCGACATTGCCCGTGTGCCGATCATGATCGACAGTTCCAAGTGGTCGGTCATCGAGGCGGGTCTGAAGTGCATTCAGGGCAAGGGCATCGTCAATTCGATCTCGCTCAAGGAAGGCGAGGACGCCTTTATCGAGCACGCCCGGCTGGCGCGCGCCTATGGCGCGGCGGTCGTGGTCATGGCGTTCGACGAGGACGGTCAGGCGGATACGAAGGCGCGCAAGATCGAGATCTGCCGACGCTCCTACGAGGTGCTGACGGAAAAGGTCGGGTTTCCGCCGGAAGACATCATCTTCGATCCGAACATCTTTGCGGTCGCCACCGGCATCGAGGAGCACAACAATTACGCCGTCGATTTCATCGAGGCGACGCAGTGGATCCGCGAAAACCTGCCGTATGCCCATATTTCCGGCGGTCTTTCGAACCTGTCCTTCTCTTTCCGCGGCAATGAGCCGGTGCGCGAGGCGATGCACTCCATCTTCCTCTACCACGCGATTGCCAAGGGCATGGACATGGGCATCGTCAATGCGGGCCAGCTCGCGATCTATGACGATCTGGATCCGGAACTGCGCGAGCGCGGAGAGGATGTGGTTCTGAACCGGCGCGCTGACGCGACCGACCGGATGCTGGAAGTCGCCGAGAAGTTCCGCGGCGAGGGTGGCAAGCAGCGTGTGGTCGATCTGTCGTGGCGCGAGCTGCCGGTCGAAAAGCGTCTGGAGCACGCGCTCGTCAATGGCATCACGGAATATGTGGAGGCCGACACGGAAGAGGCGCGCCAGAAGGCGGATCGGCCGCTCCATGTCATCGAAGGCCCGCTCATGTCAGGCATGAATGTGGTTGGCGATCTCTTCGGCGCGGGCAAGATGTTCCTGCCGCAGGTGGTGAAGTCGGCGCGCGTAATGAAGCAGGCGGTGGCCTACCTGATGCCCTTCATGGAGGAGGAAAAGCAGGAAGGTGACCGTTCCAATGCGGGCAAGGTCCTGATGGCGACGGTGAAGGGCGATGTCCACGACATCGGCAAGAACATCGTCGGCGTCGTGCTCCAGTGCAACAATTTCGAGGTGATCGACCTGGGCGTGATGGTGCCCGCGGCGAAGATCCTTGAGACCGCCAAGGCGGAGAAGGTCGATCTGATCGGGCTTTCCGGCTTGATCACGCCGTCGCTCGACGAGATGTGCCACGTCGCGGCGGAGATGGAGCGCGAGGGCTTCGATGTGCCGTTGCTGATCGGCGGGGCGACGACCAGCCGGATCCATACGGCAGTGAAGATCCATCCCAACTATCAGCGCGGTCAGGCGATCTATGTGACCGACGCCAGTCGGGCTGTGGGGGTCTGCTCGCGCCTCATGGGCAAGGGCCGCGATGACTATTACGCGGAGATCCGCGAGGACTACACCAAGGCAGCCGATGCCCATGCCCGCGGGCAGAATGCGAAGGTGCGCGCCACCATCGAGGAGGCGCGGGCCAACCGCTTTGTTCCGGATTTCTCCAACTACACGCCGAAGACGCCGTCCTTCCTTGGGGTGCAGACCATCGAGGACTATCCGCTCGATGATCTGGCAACGGCCATCGACTGGACGCCGTTCTTCTCCTCTTGGGAGATGAAGGGCACCTATCCTTCGATCCTGACCGACAACAAATACGGCCCGGCGGCGCGCACCCTCTTCAATGATGCCCAGCGCATGCTGGAGGAGATTGTTGAGAAGAAGCTTCTCAGGGCCAATGCCGTGGTGGGGTTCTGGCCTGCGGCCGCTGACGGTGACGACATCGCGGTCTTTGAGGATGAGAGCCGGACGACGCGGCTTGCCACGCTTCACACGCTTCGCCAGCAGATGGCGCGGTCCGGCGGACGACGCAGCAATGATGCGCTGGCCGATTTCGTCGCGCCACTCGATAGCGGTGTTGCCGATTATGTCGGCGGCTTTGCGGTCACCGCCGGTCTTGGTGAGGACAAGCTGGCGCAGTCCTTTGCAGACAGGAACGACGACTATTCCAAGATCCTGTCGCAGGCGCTGGCCGACCGGTTGGCTGAAGCTTTCGCCGAACGCCTCCATCAGAAGGTGCGTGAGGAGTTGTGGGGCTATGCTCCGGAGGAAGCTCTCTCCAACGAGGAGTTGATCAAGGAGACCTATCAGGGGATCCGGCCCGCGCCGGGCTATCCGGCCCAGCCCGATCACACCGAGAAGGCAACGCTCTTCGAGATCCTCGACGTTGAGGTGCGCACGGGTATCAAGCTGACGGAAAGCTATGCCATGTGGCCGGCTTCCTCGGTGTCGGGGCTGTATTTCGCGCATCCCGACAGCCACTATTTCGGCATCGGCAAGATCGAACGCGATCAGGTCGTCGATTACGCGCAGCGCAAGGGATGGGATCTGGATACGGCAGAGCGCTGGCTCGCGCCCATCCTCAACTACAACCCGCTTGCGCGCGAGGCGGCCGAATAG
- a CDS encoding DUF2336 domain-containing protein, with the protein MQALDRLTAMARSGDEVDRNVLVDVLTDLFLAVEGAKAEELAQVFGSVVLSFFSRLEDSARLSLANRVSDHKLLPRDVAIRLADDDLLEIAALILQNSPVLETDDLVALAERKEQPHLKALAERKGLSAPVTDVIVRRGTNDVLRAVTGNRTASLSVDSFDALVAKSRKDEELQEALVRRHDLPPDPAKRLIPFLSRQIRGRLESIAGHPGLLQLLTQCMADEVKSQLREMGSAQAQTESAIAAVVEGKAPLDEVATFFAKNDKPVDLALLFSRVGNVSETVTTRLVLKGDDGPLILLCRALELSPEAFAHIVRMRSRRLRMTGQQAQDSLAQYAEMSPERAREILSGGRKAAE; encoded by the coding sequence ATGCAGGCTCTTGATCGATTGACCGCCATGGCACGAAGCGGCGACGAAGTTGACCGCAATGTGTTGGTGGATGTTCTGACGGACCTGTTTCTGGCCGTCGAGGGCGCGAAGGCTGAGGAACTCGCTCAGGTTTTCGGCAGCGTGGTCCTGAGCTTCTTCAGTCGCCTCGAAGATTCAGCGCGCCTTTCGCTGGCCAACCGGGTCAGCGATCACAAGCTCCTGCCGCGCGATGTGGCGATACGGTTGGCGGATGACGATCTCCTCGAAATCGCCGCCCTGATCCTTCAAAATTCCCCGGTTCTTGAGACTGACGATCTGGTGGCTCTGGCTGAACGCAAGGAACAGCCGCATCTCAAGGCCCTTGCCGAGCGCAAGGGGCTGTCTGCTCCGGTGACCGATGTCATCGTCAGGCGCGGGACCAATGACGTGCTGCGCGCGGTGACCGGCAACCGGACCGCCTCGCTGTCCGTGGACAGTTTCGATGCGCTTGTGGCCAAGTCCCGCAAGGATGAGGAACTCCAGGAAGCCCTGGTGCGCCGCCATGATCTGCCGCCTGATCCTGCCAAGCGGCTCATACCCTTCCTGTCGCGCCAGATCCGCGGGCGGCTGGAGAGCATTGCCGGTCATCCGGGGCTCTTGCAGCTTCTCACGCAGTGCATGGCGGACGAGGTGAAATCGCAGTTGCGCGAAATGGGATCGGCGCAGGCCCAGACCGAGAGCGCCATCGCGGCTGTGGTCGAGGGCAAGGCGCCGCTTGACGAAGTTGCGACCTTCTTTGCCAAGAACGACAAGCCGGTCGATCTGGCCCTGCTGTTCTCACGTGTGGGCAACGTGTCTGAAACGGTGACCACACGTCTCGTTCTCAAGGGCGATGACGGGCCGTTGATCCTGCTTTGCCGCGCTCTGGAGCTTTCTCCTGAAGCCTTCGCGCATATCGTGCGCATGCGGTCGCGCCGTCTTCGCATGACGGGCCAGCAGGCGCAGGACAGCCTTGCGCAATACGCGGAAATGAGCCCGGAACGGGCCCGCGAGATTCTCTCCGGGGGGCGCAAGGCCGCCGAATAG
- a CDS encoding osmoprotectant NAGGN system M42 family peptidase, producing the protein MTLLSVDMDYLAKTLRDLLKIPSPTGYTDAIARHVCEELGRLGLDYELTRRGAVRAMLPGKSRRPARAFVSHVDTLGAQVKYLKDNGRLELVPIGHWSARFAEGARATIFTEKGAYRGTILPPKASGHTFNEEVDTAPIGWRHAELRIDALARNRADVEHLGIEVGDIVAIDPQPEFLDNGFIVSRHLDNKAGVAIMLAAAKALIDANEKPPVDIFWIFTIAEEVGHGASSILTPDIASLIAIDNGTTAPGQNSDEFGVTISMADQSGPFDFHLTRKLVQLCKDNDIRYQKDVFRYYRSDAASAIEAGADVRTALMTFGVDASHGYERIHFHALRSLVELTTSFAMSSVAIRRDAKEHAGLKGFTRQPMAKAEQHLTAEVEEPEDVEIEYVNEAET; encoded by the coding sequence ATGACCCTGCTTTCCGTCGATATGGATTATCTCGCCAAGACGCTGCGTGATCTTTTGAAGATCCCGAGCCCGACCGGCTATACCGACGCGATTGCCCGCCATGTGTGCGAGGAACTGGGCCGTCTTGGGCTGGATTACGAGCTGACACGACGCGGCGCGGTGCGCGCCATGCTGCCCGGCAAGAGCCGCCGTCCGGCCCGCGCCTTCGTCAGCCACGTCGACACGCTGGGCGCGCAGGTCAAGTATCTGAAAGACAATGGTCGGCTGGAACTTGTGCCCATCGGCCATTGGTCGGCCCGGTTCGCCGAAGGTGCGCGCGCCACAATCTTCACGGAAAAAGGGGCCTATCGCGGCACCATCCTGCCGCCCAAGGCGTCAGGGCACACCTTCAATGAAGAAGTGGACACCGCGCCCATCGGCTGGCGCCATGCGGAATTGCGCATCGATGCACTGGCCCGCAACCGCGCCGACGTGGAGCACCTCGGCATCGAGGTCGGCGACATTGTCGCCATCGATCCTCAACCGGAATTTCTCGATAACGGCTTCATTGTCTCGCGCCACCTCGACAACAAGGCGGGCGTGGCGATCATGCTGGCTGCAGCCAAGGCGCTGATCGATGCCAATGAAAAGCCTCCGGTCGATATCTTCTGGATCTTCACCATTGCCGAAGAGGTCGGCCACGGCGCGTCGTCCATCCTGACGCCCGACATCGCCTCGCTGATCGCGATCGACAACGGCACCACGGCGCCGGGCCAGAACTCCGACGAATTCGGCGTCACCATTTCCATGGCGGACCAGAGCGGCCCCTTCGATTTCCATCTGACGCGCAAGTTGGTGCAGCTGTGCAAGGACAACGACATTCGCTACCAGAAGGATGTCTTCCGCTATTACCGTTCCGATGCGGCTTCCGCCATCGAGGCGGGAGCGGATGTGCGAACTGCGCTGATGACCTTCGGCGTGGATGCCAGCCATGGCTATGAGCGCATCCATTTCCACGCCCTGCGCTCTCTGGTGGAACTGACAACCAGCTTTGCCATGAGCTCGGTCGCCATCCGGCGTGACGCCAAGGAACATGCTGGCCTGAAGGGCTTCACACGTCAGCCCATGGCCAAGGCGGAACAGCACCTGACGGCGGAAGTGGAAGAGCCGGAAGACGTGGAAATCGAATACGTGAACGAGGCTGAGACCTGA
- the ngg gene encoding N-acetylglutaminylglutamine synthetase has product MAEKKRRQAKAAFDHRLRRMRDQGLKPPLEFDEAGTNAAIDCGWGKLIFAETFENPEELTATLREEGPDRRDIAFHVRDPHVLLATAPQELFLDPSHTYRLNLSTYRPSRRAHKGFHVRRLATERDAMAVNVIYQTRGMVPVPPDFFWSRRSALAITVLVAEDAETGEILGTVYGIDHRRAFGDTSNGSSLWCLAVSPQAPHGGIGEALVRHLIEQFKARGCAYLDLSVMHDNEQAIALYEKLGFERVPFFTVKRKNPINEKFYAGPATEEDLNPYAQIIVNEARRRGIHVEVTDAEGGFFRLTYGGRSIQCRESLSEFTTGVAVSICDDKAVTRRVVSKAGVLVPDQIEIGANEEESVRAFLEKHGSLVVKPARGEQGRGVAIDLKTMDEVTEAITTARTLCDRVIIEEFVTGNDLRLVVIDYRVVAAAMRRPPLVVGDGRSTIAELIARQSRRREAATGGESSIPVDGETERCLASTGLSLDTVLEQGRDAIVRRSANLHTGGTIHDVTGEVHPTLIEAAINAARAIEIPVTGIDLMVQSPREPDYRFIEANERPGLANHEPQPTAERFVDLLFPLSIPQAAREARRK; this is encoded by the coding sequence ATGGCGGAGAAAAAGAGGCGGCAAGCCAAGGCGGCCTTCGATCACCGGCTTCGCCGCATGCGCGACCAGGGCCTGAAACCACCGCTGGAATTCGACGAGGCGGGCACCAATGCCGCCATCGACTGCGGCTGGGGCAAGCTGATTTTCGCCGAGACGTTCGAAAACCCCGAAGAGCTGACCGCCACTTTGCGCGAGGAAGGTCCAGACCGGCGCGACATCGCCTTTCACGTGCGCGATCCGCACGTGCTGCTGGCGACAGCGCCGCAGGAGCTTTTCCTCGACCCCTCGCACACCTACCGGCTGAACCTGTCCACCTACCGGCCCTCGCGGCGCGCGCACAAGGGCTTCCATGTGCGCCGACTGGCGACCGAACGCGACGCGATGGCGGTGAATGTCATCTACCAGACGCGCGGCATGGTTCCTGTGCCGCCGGATTTTTTCTGGTCGCGCCGCTCCGCGCTCGCCATCACCGTGCTTGTGGCCGAGGATGCGGAAACGGGGGAGATTCTGGGTACCGTCTACGGCATCGACCACCGCCGTGCCTTTGGCGACACGTCGAATGGCAGTTCGTTGTGGTGCCTTGCGGTCTCCCCGCAAGCCCCCCATGGCGGCATCGGAGAGGCGCTGGTGCGCCACCTGATCGAGCAGTTCAAGGCGCGCGGCTGCGCCTATCTCGACCTCTCGGTCATGCACGACAACGAGCAGGCCATCGCGCTCTATGAAAAGCTGGGCTTCGAGCGTGTGCCCTTCTTCACCGTCAAGCGCAAGAACCCGATCAACGAGAAGTTCTACGCCGGGCCGGCAACGGAAGAAGACCTGAACCCCTATGCCCAGATCATCGTCAACGAGGCCCGCAGGCGCGGCATCCACGTTGAGGTGACGGATGCGGAGGGCGGCTTCTTCCGCCTCACCTATGGCGGACGCTCGATCCAATGCCGCGAAAGCCTGTCGGAATTCACCACCGGCGTTGCCGTTTCCATCTGCGACGACAAGGCGGTCACGCGCCGCGTCGTCTCTAAGGCGGGCGTGCTCGTTCCCGATCAGATCGAGATCGGTGCGAACGAGGAGGAAAGCGTCAGGGCCTTTCTGGAAAAACACGGCTCCCTCGTCGTCAAACCGGCGCGCGGAGAACAGGGCCGCGGCGTCGCCATCGACCTCAAGACCATGGACGAGGTGACGGAAGCCATCACCACGGCACGCACGCTGTGCGACCGGGTAATCATCGAGGAATTCGTCACCGGCAACGACCTGCGCCTCGTGGTGATCGACTACCGGGTTGTCGCTGCTGCCATGCGCCGCCCGCCGCTGGTGGTGGGAGATGGACGCTCGACCATCGCGGAACTCATCGCCCGCCAGAGCCGCCGCCGCGAGGCCGCAACGGGGGGAGAATCCTCCATTCCCGTCGATGGCGAGACCGAACGTTGCCTGGCCTCCACCGGCCTGAGCCTCGACACGGTTCTGGAGCAAGGCCGCGACGCGATCGTGCGCCGCAGCGCCAATCTGCACACCGGCGGCACCATTCACGATGTCACCGGCGAAGTGCATCCGACCCTGATCGAAGCCGCGATCAACGCGGCCAGAGCGATTGAAATCCCCGTGACCGGTATCGACCTGATGGTTCAAAGTCCGCGCGAGCCGGACTACCGTTTCATCGAGGCCAATGAACGACCGGGCCTTGCAAACCACGAACCCCAGCCCACGGCTGAGCGCTTCGTCGATCTGCTGTTCCCACTGTCGATCCCGCAAGCGGCTCGCGAAGCCCGGAGGAAATAG
- a CDS encoding N-acetylglutaminylglutamine amidotransferase: MCGICGEIHFDGAPASAARLERMTDALAPRGPNGAGIVTRGAVGLGHRRLKIIDLSEKAAQPFVDTGLGLTIAFNGCIYNYEELRRALQAKGHVFASTGDTEVILKAWAEWGPAAVPKLHGMFAFAIHERESGRVTLVRDRFGIKPLYLAETGKTLRFASTLPALLAAGDVDTDIDPVALHHYMSWHAVVPAPRTILKGVRKLPAATIRVIEPDGRTSDEIYWKPVFERTSEDLARSGEEWRDMVLDSLRTSVDRRMVADVPVGVLLSGGVDSSMIVGLLAEAGQKGLTTFSIGFEEANGEKGDEFVYSDLIAKHYGTSHNKIFIQSSEMMENLPKAIAAMSEPMVSYDNIGFFLLSREVSKHIKVVQSGQGADEVFGGYHWYPPMSGSTNPVADYAGAFFDRTHEQMATHLQPHVMANRDESLAFVESHFAQAGADDPVDKALRLDTNVMLVDDPVKRVDNMTMAWGLEARVPFLDHELVELAGRIPAKFKLDQGGKGVLKEAARKVVPADVIDRPKGYFPVPALKYIQGPYLEMVRDTLTNEKARSRGLFREDYLDALFANPTEHITKLRGSELWQVALLETWLQAQGV, encoded by the coding sequence ATGTGTGGAATTTGCGGCGAGATTCACTTCGACGGTGCCCCGGCATCCGCGGCCCGGCTGGAACGCATGACCGACGCCCTCGCCCCTCGCGGGCCGAACGGGGCCGGCATCGTCACCCGCGGGGCCGTGGGGCTCGGCCACCGTCGGCTGAAGATCATCGATCTTTCGGAAAAAGCCGCCCAGCCCTTCGTTGATACGGGCCTCGGCCTGACCATCGCTTTCAACGGCTGCATCTACAATTACGAAGAGCTGCGCCGCGCATTGCAGGCCAAGGGCCACGTTTTCGCCTCCACCGGCGACACGGAAGTGATCCTGAAAGCCTGGGCCGAATGGGGCCCCGCCGCGGTGCCCAAACTCCACGGCATGTTCGCCTTTGCCATCCATGAGCGTGAAAGCGGCCGGGTTACTCTGGTGCGCGACCGTTTCGGCATCAAGCCGCTTTATCTGGCCGAAACCGGAAAGACGCTGCGCTTCGCCTCCACCCTGCCCGCCCTTCTGGCCGCGGGCGACGTCGACACCGACATCGACCCGGTGGCGCTGCATCACTACATGAGCTGGCATGCGGTCGTCCCCGCCCCGCGCACGATCCTGAAAGGGGTTCGCAAGCTGCCCGCTGCCACGATCCGCGTGATCGAACCGGACGGACGCACCAGCGACGAGATTTACTGGAAGCCCGTTTTCGAACGCACCAGCGAGGATCTCGCCCGCTCCGGCGAGGAATGGCGCGACATGGTGCTGGACAGCTTGCGCACCTCCGTCGACCGCCGCATGGTCGCCGACGTGCCGGTGGGCGTGCTGCTTTCCGGCGGCGTGGACTCATCCATGATCGTCGGCCTTCTGGCGGAGGCGGGACAAAAGGGCCTGACCACATTCTCCATCGGCTTTGAGGAAGCCAATGGCGAGAAGGGCGACGAATTCGTCTATTCCGATCTCATCGCCAAGCACTACGGCACCAGCCACAACAAGATCTTCATCCAGTCCTCGGAGATGATGGAGAATCTGCCCAAGGCGATTGCCGCCATGTCTGAGCCGATGGTCTCCTATGACAATATCGGCTTCTTCCTGCTTTCGCGCGAGGTCTCCAAGCACATCAAGGTCGTGCAGTCCGGCCAGGGCGCGGACGAGGTCTTCGGTGGCTATCACTGGTATCCGCCCATGTCCGGCTCCACCAATCCGGTCGCCGACTATGCGGGCGCCTTCTTCGACCGCACGCACGAGCAGATGGCCACCCATCTCCAGCCGCATGTCATGGCCAACCGCGACGAGAGCCTCGCCTTCGTGGAAAGCCACTTTGCGCAGGCAGGCGCGGATGATCCCGTGGACAAGGCGTTGCGCCTCGACACCAATGTGATGCTGGTGGACGATCCGGTAAAGCGCGTCGACAACATGACGATGGCCTGGGGCCTGGAGGCGCGTGTGCCCTTCCTCGACCACGAACTGGTGGAACTCGCCGGCCGCATTCCGGCGAAATTCAAGCTCGATCAGGGCGGCAAGGGCGTATTGAAGGAAGCGGCGCGCAAGGTCGTTCCGGCTGACGTGATCGATCGGCCCAAGGGCTACTTCCCCGTCCCGGCGCTGAAATACATTCAGGGGCCTTATCTTGAAATGGTCCGGGATACGCTGACCAACGAGAAGGCCCGCTCGCGCGGTCTCTTCCGTGAAGACTATCTGGACGCCCTGTTCGCCAATCCGACCGAGCATATCACCAAACTGCGCGGTTCGGAGCTTTGGCAGGTCGCCCTTCTGGAGACATGGCTACAGGCGCAGGGGGTCTGA
- a CDS encoding MarR family winged helix-turn-helix transcriptional regulator: MFKAIRRIVRSIDLRSREVSRAVGLTIPQIVVLQAAQDLGQVTTRAISEASDLSAATVVTILDKLEAKGLVERYRSADDRRIVHTRVTERGQEVLGSAPPMLHDDFRERFAALPEDERRDLLSSMRRVADMMDTKGFDAASMLVVEEKLG; this comes from the coding sequence ATGTTCAAGGCGATACGCCGGATCGTCCGTTCCATCGATCTGCGTTCACGAGAGGTCTCACGTGCGGTGGGGCTTACCATCCCGCAGATTGTCGTTCTGCAGGCTGCCCAGGATTTGGGGCAGGTGACCACGCGCGCGATTTCCGAAGCTTCCGATCTCAGCGCTGCCACGGTGGTGACCATCCTCGACAAGCTGGAGGCAAAGGGGCTCGTTGAGCGCTATCGCTCCGCCGATGATCGCCGGATCGTGCACACTCGTGTAACCGAACGCGGGCAGGAGGTGCTTGGTTCCGCCCCGCCGATGTTGCACGACGATTTCCGCGAACGCTTCGCGGCCCTGCCAGAAGATGAACGCCGCGACCTCCTCTCCTCCATGCGCCGCGTTGCCGACATGATGGACACCAAAGGCTTCGACGCCGCCTCCATGCTGGTGGTGGAGGAGAAGCTGGGGTAG